A window of Microcoleus sp. bin38.metabat.b11b12b14.051 genomic DNA:
CATTACCCAACTCAGGGATTTTCTTGGGGCCGAAAATGAGCATAGCCACTACCGCAATAATGCCCATTTCGGGCAATCCGAGACCAAACATAAACTCATCTCCTGTAAAACTTGCTCGATCGGCAAGTCAATCTGCTGGTATCCTTAAAAGTATCTACCTTTTTTCCTGCATCCTGCAACAGTAGAATCAAGTTTTATTAAGAGATCGCCCGATAAAATAGGAATGTTAGAAAGAGCCCAGCCTTCCCTCCGCGAGCAACAGCACCCTCTGATCCGCCAATTAGCAGACCGGATCGAATCAGTATGGCGTCGGTACCTCGACCTCGAACCCTACAACCTGCCCGCTGAGTTGGGATACGTAGAAGGGCGCTTGGAAGGAGAAAAACTGATCATTGAAAACCGCTGCTATCAAACGCCCCAATTCCGCAAAATACACCTCGAACTAGCTAAAGTCGGGCCGCTGCTGGATATCCTGCACTGCGTGATGTTTCCCAAACCGAATTACGCTTTGCCGATGTTCGGTACCGATATCGTAGCAGGCAAAGGTCAAATTAGCGCCGCGATCGCAGACCTTTCTCCCCTCAATCCCGATCGAACTTTGTCGGAAAAATACCGCACCCAACTGCAAACTCTACCCGTCAACCAGTTTTCTTGTCCCCGCCAAATTCCTGAATGGGGCGATATTTTCTCTGAATTTTGCCTGTTTGTCCGCCCCGATTCCCAAGAAGAAGAAAGCCGATTTCTCGACATAGTTGAATCCTACGTAGAAATTCACTGCAAACTCGCAGTCGCTTGCGAACCAGTTTCAGCATCCGAAGAATCGGAAATTCTGGACGCTCAAATTTACTACTGCACCCAGCAGCAGCAAAATGACAAAACCAGACGCGTACTCGAAAAAGCTTTCGGTCAAGATTGGGCCGAACATTACATGACCGAGGTGCTGTTTGACTTCCCTAAATAGTTGAATTCGGTTTACAATAGTTAATACTTGGTTAGCAATTCCCCGCTCTCTAACAGACGGGGACGATCTAAAATTTCAGAATCTTTCCATTGCTCAGTAATTCATAAATTAACTTTAGCAACACCGAAATTTATTCGGGCAAAATCCTGCTGTTGACTGTGCTTACTGTCTCTGCTCAAACAACATTGTTAACCTTGATTCCAGCTTGGCGATCTATCTAAGAATATAGTCTCTAAGTTCTTAACCAATAATTGTGGGAGGATCATCTCATTGCTAGAAAAAGGTAAGTGTTCAGGGGGGGGTACGAATTTAATAGGGTTTGGGACACTATTAAACCTCTAAGTTTGAAGTTAGGAGGCTAAGTCAAGTGATTTTATCGCCTGAAACCCTTATTGTCTGGTTACTTCCCTGAACAGTCACTACAAAAGTATAATTTATAGCTTAATTGCTCGATAAAAACCGATTG
This region includes:
- a CDS encoding phycocyanobilin:ferredoxin oxidoreductase, which translates into the protein MLERAQPSLREQQHPLIRQLADRIESVWRRYLDLEPYNLPAELGYVEGRLEGEKLIIENRCYQTPQFRKIHLELAKVGPLLDILHCVMFPKPNYALPMFGTDIVAGKGQISAAIADLSPLNPDRTLSEKYRTQLQTLPVNQFSCPRQIPEWGDIFSEFCLFVRPDSQEEESRFLDIVESYVEIHCKLAVACEPVSASEESEILDAQIYYCTQQQQNDKTRRVLEKAFGQDWAEHYMTEVLFDFPK